In Silene latifolia isolate original U9 population chromosome 3, ASM4854445v1, whole genome shotgun sequence, a single window of DNA contains:
- the LOC141646055 gene encoding uncharacterized protein LOC141646055 yields MEAGAIKNVLIFAMESNLQKRFIAQGANKIFTTLTKEFSKAPRIVTYEHTCRFFEAKLQKGQPVSPHILSMIENVEKLEALDCKISENIVIDRMLHSLHDGFALFRANYYMNDLKKSPHALHSLLVQTKKDMKFSGSLKQDVLVVSNKGKGKGKAQADLAVGKPKFKKSGSGKSGPGESSTSPGATKSKTGNMECYHCHKTRHWRRTCLVYHEDIKAGRVTPVGAPKHRTPRKG; encoded by the exons atggaagcgggtgcgataaagaacgtactcatttttgcaatggaatccaatttgcagaaacgcttcatagcccaaggtgcaaacaagattttcaccacgctcactaaggaattctcgaaagcaccgagaatcgtgacctatgagcatacctgtcgcttctttgaggcgaaactccagaagggccaaccggttagcccacacattctcagcatgattgagaatgtcgagaaactggaggcacttgattgtaagatcagtgagaacatcgtgattgaccgcatgcttcattcactccacgatggttttgcgctctttagagccaattactatatgaatgatttgaagaaaagtcctcatgcactacactcccttctcgtacagaccaagaaggacatgaagtttagtgggagcctgaaacaggatgttctcgttgtgtcaaacaagggcaagggtaagggcaaagctcaggcagacctagcagtaggcaagccgaagtttaagaagtcgggatcaggtaagagtgggcctggtgagtcgagcacctcaccaggcgcgacaaagagcaagaccggtaacatggaatgctaCCATTGCCACAAAACtaggcattggaggcgtacatgtcttgtataccatgaggacataaaagcaggtcgcgttactcctgttg gggctccgaaacatcgaacccctcgtaaagggtga